In Macadamia integrifolia cultivar HAES 741 chromosome 12, SCU_Mint_v3, whole genome shotgun sequence, the following are encoded in one genomic region:
- the LOC122058387 gene encoding small polypeptide DEVIL 11-like encodes MAVADVAPQFYLDEKWKLSKKEGSRSTRSTTSSTSPLIRNSSQKSPLTRNSSQRRCSFSRKCASLVKEQRARFYIMRRCVTMLVCWREYGDS; translated from the coding sequence atGGCTGTTGCAGATGTTGCTCCACAGTTCTACCTTGACGAGAAATGGAAATTGTCAAAGAAAGAAGGATCAAGGAGTACTCGATCTACCACTTCTTCGACTTCCCCTCTCATTAGAAATTCATCTCAGAAGTCCCCTCTAACGAGGAATTCGTCGCAGAGGAGGTGTTCATTCAGTAGGAAATGTGCGAGCTTGGTCAAAGAACAGAGAGCCAGGTTCTATATCATGCGTCGTTGTGTTACCATGCTTGTTTGCTGGCGCGAGTACGGTGATTCTTGA